The Pseudarthrobacter sulfonivorans genome includes a window with the following:
- a CDS encoding cytochrome c oxidase assembly protein, producing MPSAAKSRPAAPQPGPDRGAPARAGGVVGISRPWQLAGLAALFLGLTAALLFSGAAAAREVSDPGALVRWGLPVSKAIHNVALATVIGGLIFAVGILPRTAGPRSRTQKGDAPEHPAFARALAIAAAAGAAWTLSAVAVLVLTYSDVAGQAVGGDAEFTRALVYFMTDIETGRAWLSVTIIAAVVTTALFGVRSLGGLALTLILALAGLVPAALIGHSSSSSDHEGAINSLGLHLVGVSAWVGGIVVLALLSGILTGSKPGTAADITEPTLRRFSSLAGFAFVLVFASGVINASIRITNWGDLFGSPYGQLILAKSAATLVLGGIGLMHRQWVIPQLGRKGSAMSSRRVLWQLVLVELLVMGATSGVAVALSRSAPPQPTTFAPDASPAFILTGYELPPELTPERWLTEWRFDWLWVAVVLFGLVAYFLGVAKVLGRGDKWQWFRAVNWVIGLLVLTFITSGPPSVYGRILFSAHMVDHMALTMVAPIFLVLGAPVTLALRALPARGDGTRGAREWLLVFIHSKFSQLVTHPIFAAANFAGSIVLFYYSDAFGFAMRDHVGHELMTLHFTLTGYIFILTMIGTDPLPRRAPYPMRLLLLLATMGFHAFFGVAIMGGTSLLAADYFGNLGRAWGPSALLDQQMGGAVAWGIGEVPTLLVAIGVAIMWSRSDARESKRTDRAADRNNDADLTAYNDMFAKLAERDARLAERNSKLEGR from the coding sequence GTGCCTTCTGCAGCAAAATCCCGTCCCGCAGCACCCCAGCCAGGCCCCGACAGGGGCGCCCCGGCCAGGGCTGGCGGCGTCGTGGGGATTTCCCGGCCGTGGCAGCTCGCGGGCCTTGCAGCCCTCTTCCTGGGACTGACAGCGGCACTCCTTTTCTCCGGCGCCGCCGCGGCCCGTGAGGTCTCTGACCCGGGGGCACTGGTCCGCTGGGGGCTTCCCGTCAGCAAGGCCATCCACAACGTGGCACTGGCGACGGTGATCGGCGGACTGATCTTCGCCGTCGGCATCCTCCCCAGAACTGCGGGTCCCCGGTCCCGGACCCAGAAAGGCGACGCTCCGGAACATCCGGCGTTCGCCCGGGCCCTGGCCATTGCTGCCGCTGCGGGTGCTGCCTGGACGCTGTCGGCGGTGGCCGTACTGGTCCTTACTTACTCAGACGTTGCCGGACAGGCCGTTGGCGGGGACGCGGAGTTCACCCGCGCCCTGGTGTACTTCATGACGGACATCGAGACCGGCCGGGCATGGTTGAGCGTGACCATCATCGCGGCCGTGGTGACCACGGCGCTGTTCGGTGTCAGATCCCTTGGCGGCCTTGCCCTCACGCTGATCCTGGCGCTGGCCGGGCTGGTTCCCGCCGCGCTGATCGGCCACTCCTCAAGCTCGTCGGACCATGAAGGCGCCATCAACTCCCTGGGCCTGCACCTTGTAGGCGTCAGCGCGTGGGTTGGCGGCATCGTCGTCCTGGCGCTGCTGTCCGGAATCCTGACCGGCTCGAAGCCCGGCACGGCCGCCGACATTACCGAACCGACGCTGCGGCGTTTCTCCTCCCTGGCCGGCTTTGCGTTTGTGCTCGTCTTTGCCTCCGGCGTCATCAATGCCAGCATCCGCATCACCAACTGGGGTGACCTTTTTGGTTCCCCTTACGGACAGCTGATCCTCGCGAAATCGGCAGCCACCCTGGTCCTTGGCGGCATCGGTTTGATGCACCGGCAATGGGTGATCCCCCAGCTGGGCCGCAAAGGCTCGGCCATGTCCTCACGCCGCGTGCTGTGGCAGCTGGTGCTCGTGGAGCTCCTGGTTATGGGAGCCACCTCCGGCGTCGCCGTGGCCCTGAGCCGGTCGGCCCCGCCGCAGCCCACCACGTTTGCGCCGGACGCGTCGCCGGCCTTTATCCTCACCGGCTACGAGCTGCCGCCTGAACTGACGCCGGAACGCTGGCTGACGGAGTGGCGCTTTGACTGGCTCTGGGTGGCCGTGGTGCTCTTCGGGCTGGTGGCCTACTTCCTGGGCGTCGCCAAGGTGCTTGGACGCGGCGACAAGTGGCAGTGGTTCCGCGCAGTGAATTGGGTGATCGGCCTCCTGGTGCTGACCTTCATCACGTCAGGGCCGCCGTCGGTCTATGGCAGGATCCTCTTCTCCGCGCACATGGTGGACCACATGGCGCTGACCATGGTGGCACCCATCTTCCTGGTGCTCGGCGCCCCGGTGACGCTGGCCCTGCGGGCGTTGCCTGCCCGCGGCGACGGCACCCGGGGGGCGCGCGAATGGCTGCTCGTGTTTATCCACTCCAAGTTCTCCCAGCTGGTCACGCACCCCATCTTCGCGGCGGCCAATTTCGCGGGGTCCATCGTGCTGTTCTACTACTCGGACGCGTTCGGCTTCGCCATGCGGGACCACGTGGGCCACGAGCTCATGACCCTGCACTTCACGCTCACGGGTTACATCTTCATCCTGACCATGATCGGCACGGACCCGCTGCCCCGCCGCGCACCGTATCCCATGCGCCTGCTCCTGCTGCTGGCGACCATGGGCTTCCACGCGTTCTTCGGCGTCGCCATCATGGGCGGCACCAGCCTGCTGGCGGCCGACTACTTCGGCAACCTTGGCCGCGCCTGGGGGCCGTCGGCTCTCCTGGACCAGCAGATGGGCGGGGCCGTGGCCTGGGGCATCGGCGAAGTGCCCACGCTCCTGGTGGCCATCGGCGTCGCCATCATGTGGTCCCGCTCCGATGCCCGGGAGTCCAAGCGGACCGATCGGGCGGCGGACAGGAATAACGACGCCGATCTCACTGCTTACAACGATATGTTTGCCAAATTGGCTGAACGCGATGCCAGATTGGCTGAACGCAACTCAAAGCTGGAAGGACGCTGA
- a CDS encoding NHL domain-containing thioredoxin family protein → MSETVRTQHRVRASELVGRNWLNTGGKSLDLEALRGKIVLLDFWTFCCINCLHVLDELRPLEEQYSDVLVTVGVHSPKFEHEADPVALAAAVERYEIHHPVLDDPELDTWKAYTARAWPTLVVIDPEGYIVAHLSGEGHADGLAVLVPELIAEHEAKGTLHRGSGPYVAPEATSGTLRFPGKALFLPAGRGSAGPGSGAQGSGVQGASDGGTPAAADTATGGSWLVTDTGHHRLVELGNDFQTVLRTYGSGTKGHADGPAAAVDSVEPTARFNEPQGLVLLPEEVAAKAGYDVVIADSVNHRLRGLSLTDGKATTIVGNGVQRLLETGPARVDEDAAGFTGQLSEHPLEVSLSSPWDVVWSTKLNAVVIAMAGTHQIFSFDPLTGAVAIIAGNGLEGLLDGPAHEAWFAQPSGLAEDADGNIWVADSETSAIRKLVIDDGGTVTVVTAVGKGLFDFGFRDGPASEARLQHPLGVTVLPDGSIAIADTYNGAVRRYDPAAGTVSTLARGLSEPSDVIVDHTHAAGSEPLLVVVEANKHQLVYVPIPKEAQQVDEGASQTHRPKSPVAPGLLELTVRFTAPTGQKLDDRWGDPTQLKISSTPPELLVAGGGTSVGLLRTLELASDIPEGILHITARAAACDGPEDADGEIPDHAACHLYQQDWGIPVLLTDDGDTELVLDLRGMD, encoded by the coding sequence ATGAGCGAAACCGTACGCACCCAACACCGGGTCCGCGCCTCCGAACTGGTGGGCCGCAACTGGCTCAACACCGGCGGCAAGTCGCTGGACCTCGAAGCCCTGCGCGGCAAGATCGTGCTGCTCGACTTCTGGACCTTCTGCTGCATCAACTGCCTGCACGTCCTGGATGAGCTGCGCCCGCTCGAGGAACAGTACTCCGACGTCCTGGTCACCGTGGGCGTCCACTCGCCCAAGTTTGAGCACGAAGCAGATCCCGTGGCCCTGGCCGCCGCCGTGGAACGCTACGAGATCCACCACCCCGTCCTGGACGACCCCGAGCTGGACACCTGGAAGGCGTACACGGCGCGCGCCTGGCCCACCCTGGTGGTCATCGACCCCGAGGGCTACATCGTGGCGCACCTGTCCGGCGAAGGCCACGCTGACGGCCTGGCCGTGCTCGTCCCCGAGCTGATCGCCGAGCACGAGGCCAAAGGCACACTGCACCGCGGCTCCGGCCCGTACGTGGCGCCGGAAGCGACCTCGGGCACGCTGCGCTTCCCCGGGAAGGCACTGTTCCTGCCCGCCGGGCGCGGTTCCGCCGGACCCGGTTCAGGCGCCCAGGGTTCAGGCGTGCAGGGAGCGTCCGACGGCGGGACTCCGGCTGCCGCGGATACCGCCACCGGGGGTTCCTGGCTGGTAACCGACACGGGCCACCACCGTCTCGTGGAGCTGGGCAACGACTTCCAGACGGTGCTGCGCACCTACGGCTCCGGAACCAAGGGACACGCTGACGGCCCGGCCGCCGCCGTCGACTCCGTGGAGCCCACCGCACGGTTCAACGAGCCGCAGGGCCTCGTGCTGCTTCCGGAAGAGGTGGCAGCGAAGGCGGGCTACGACGTCGTCATTGCTGACTCAGTCAACCACCGCCTCCGGGGGCTCTCGCTCACGGACGGCAAGGCCACAACGATTGTTGGCAACGGCGTCCAGCGTCTGCTGGAAACCGGCCCCGCCCGGGTGGACGAAGACGCTGCCGGATTCACGGGCCAGCTCAGCGAGCATCCGCTGGAGGTGTCCCTCAGCTCGCCGTGGGACGTCGTCTGGTCCACCAAGCTCAACGCGGTGGTGATCGCCATGGCCGGCACGCACCAGATCTTCAGCTTCGACCCCCTCACCGGCGCCGTGGCAATTATTGCCGGCAACGGCCTGGAGGGTTTGCTGGACGGGCCCGCCCACGAAGCCTGGTTCGCTCAGCCCTCCGGCCTGGCCGAGGACGCCGACGGCAACATCTGGGTGGCGGACTCCGAAACCTCCGCCATCCGCAAGCTGGTCATTGACGACGGCGGCACGGTCACCGTGGTGACTGCCGTGGGCAAGGGCCTGTTCGACTTCGGCTTCCGCGACGGCCCCGCCTCCGAGGCACGCCTCCAGCACCCCCTCGGCGTCACCGTCCTGCCCGACGGCTCCATTGCCATCGCCGACACCTACAACGGTGCTGTGCGGCGCTACGACCCCGCCGCGGGGACCGTGTCCACGCTGGCCCGCGGACTTTCGGAACCCTCCGACGTGATTGTGGACCACACGCACGCCGCTGGCTCCGAGCCGCTGCTGGTGGTGGTTGAGGCCAACAAGCACCAGCTGGTCTACGTGCCCATCCCCAAGGAAGCCCAGCAGGTGGACGAGGGCGCCTCGCAGACTCACCGGCCCAAGAGCCCGGTCGCCCCCGGGCTGCTCGAGCTGACCGTGCGCTTCACCGCGCCCACCGGGCAGAAGCTCGATGACCGCTGGGGCGACCCCACGCAGCTGAAGATCTCCTCCACCCCGCCGGAGCTGCTTGTGGCCGGCGGAGGAACCTCGGTGGGGCTGCTCCGCACGCTGGAACTGGCTTCCGACATTCCGGAGGGCATCCTGCACATCACCGCCCGCGCCGCGGCCTGCGACGGCCCGGAGGATGCGGACGGCGAGATCCCGGACCACGCCGCCTGCCACCTGTACCAGCAGGACTGGGGCATCCCCGTGTTGCTGACGGACGACGGCGACACCGAGTTGGTCCTGGACCTGCGCGGAATGGACTGA
- a CDS encoding HU family DNA-binding protein — protein sequence MAKNRSELVSEVAGKAGTSQAAVNSVLDALFEVFETSVAAGEKITIPGWLAVERTDRAARTGRNPQTGETIQIAAGHSVKLTAGSKLKAAVAKKK from the coding sequence ATGGCTAAGAACCGTAGTGAACTTGTTTCAGAGGTAGCAGGCAAGGCCGGCACCAGCCAGGCAGCCGTCAACTCCGTCCTCGATGCACTGTTCGAGGTATTCGAGACTTCCGTCGCCGCCGGCGAGAAGATCACCATCCCGGGCTGGCTCGCAGTTGAGCGCACCGACCGTGCAGCACGCACCGGCCGCAACCCGCAGACGGGCGAGACCATCCAGATCGCCGCAGGCCACAGCGTCAAGCTGACCGCCGGCTCCAAGCTGAAGGCTGCAGTCGCCAAGAAGAAGTAG
- a CDS encoding YciI family protein produces the protein MTKYLISFPGEAMVVPEEDFEAVVEASHAVIDEAKAAGVYVFGGGTDEDVDPVLVAGDGTVTEGTYPGHKVPNGGYTVLELPSREAALEWAAKIAVACRCSQEVRQFLYDPAS, from the coding sequence ATGACGAAGTACCTGATCTCGTTCCCCGGTGAGGCCATGGTGGTCCCCGAGGAGGACTTCGAGGCGGTAGTCGAAGCCTCGCATGCCGTCATCGACGAGGCCAAGGCGGCGGGTGTGTACGTCTTCGGCGGCGGGACCGATGAGGACGTAGACCCGGTACTCGTGGCCGGTGACGGCACCGTCACCGAGGGCACGTACCCAGGCCACAAGGTGCCCAACGGCGGCTACACCGTTCTCGAGCTGCCCTCGCGGGAGGCGGCACTTGAATGGGCCGCGAAGATCGCCGTCGCCTGCCGCTGCTCGCAAGAGGTCCGGCAGTTCCTGTACGACCCGGCAAGCTGA
- a CDS encoding class I SAM-dependent methyltransferase produces the protein MTDAEVETAYSKRAAEYTARFGSVESSHPADRKLVADWVAPLVGPVLDVGCGPGHWTKFLADQGAAVEGIDLVPAFIKQAEASFPGIPFRVASLTSLGVPEGYASGILAWYSLIHFEPDQVPSALRELARRLTPGGLLLLGLFEGDEITRFPHAVTPAYSWPVGDLSRILSAAGFETTSHQRRTDPGHRPHAAISARLSHS, from the coding sequence ATGACGGATGCAGAGGTCGAGACCGCGTACTCAAAGAGAGCCGCCGAGTACACTGCCAGATTTGGGTCGGTCGAGTCCTCTCATCCAGCTGACCGGAAGCTCGTAGCTGACTGGGTCGCACCTCTGGTGGGGCCAGTGCTGGATGTGGGATGCGGGCCCGGCCATTGGACCAAGTTCCTCGCGGACCAAGGGGCGGCGGTCGAAGGAATCGATTTGGTGCCGGCGTTCATCAAGCAAGCAGAAGCATCCTTCCCCGGCATCCCATTCCGCGTAGCCTCCCTCACGAGTCTCGGCGTTCCCGAAGGATATGCATCAGGCATCCTGGCCTGGTACTCGCTGATCCACTTTGAACCCGACCAGGTTCCCTCCGCTCTCCGGGAACTGGCACGGCGCCTGACTCCAGGCGGACTTCTCCTGCTAGGTCTGTTTGAAGGAGACGAAATCACGAGATTTCCACATGCGGTGACGCCTGCGTACTCCTGGCCCGTGGGAGACCTCAGCAGGATCCTTAGTGCAGCCGGCTTCGAAACCACCTCCCATCAGCGACGAACTGATCCTGGTCATCGGCCGCACGCCGCTATCAGTGCACGCCTGAGCCATTCATAA